The following are encoded in a window of Shewanella psychrotolerans genomic DNA:
- a CDS encoding PKD domain-containing protein, whose protein sequence is MDFSYKLFILFFTLFGLSACGGSSDKVNSPPIANAGIDQTITERSSITLYGTGSDEDGDIVSYHWSQISGSMVETSSTDITAVSFVTPSVDTEEVIVFELTVTDNEGATASDTVDITITPILFPVNAGEDKTYFNYESFNLNCNPNDTDIGNLNFFWKQLEGPELKLSDTTACSPQLQLSDYDGIYTFELTVSDDYDTNVSTVNISSKKYSGERSQNKYPIPMADWYSTNSAVRQFTYDEPLKSLTSDGQYLYALLSNKLLVLEDNGTEIIEINSYSGEYLQFGFANKHLYLVGSYGIDVIDASNPLSLLLVAQYPITLRASDPFYLSSQYAYIPHNGDVCEMCENEGFDELYDAIDISMPNDPQYIRRFGNTFGVDVNGDYYVWGDCSLVTATAEPVSVWKDDADGCDQFLDADSGWPDSILVNDGAVYRIDDSQSDLRVYDVHNRKLTLSQIHFENFKILSSDQLFGQYMVSGNYYLNSLNIKNPFEPKHFARYKVPDELVSMIEKDDTLYGIDTEGGLIAVDTQLIKLNQVTSNVAEIEVDKALIINYQYTALSEIDGDCRVTSGYCRVEFDKANNMLSVVWQPTDIGEQEMLLYIGNKNYTVSARERVIVIAP, encoded by the coding sequence ATGGACTTTAGTTATAAATTATTCATTCTATTTTTTACCCTATTCGGACTATCTGCTTGCGGTGGCTCTAGCGACAAAGTCAATAGCCCACCAATTGCCAATGCAGGTATTGATCAAACTATTACTGAAAGAAGCTCCATTACTCTTTACGGTACTGGTTCTGATGAAGACGGGGATATAGTAAGTTACCATTGGTCGCAAATTAGCGGTTCCATGGTAGAAACATCAAGCACAGATATAACTGCTGTATCCTTTGTAACACCAAGTGTAGATACTGAAGAAGTAATAGTGTTTGAGCTTACCGTGACAGATAATGAAGGGGCAACAGCATCAGATACTGTAGATATAACGATAACCCCGATATTATTTCCTGTTAATGCAGGGGAAGATAAAACATACTTTAATTACGAAAGTTTTAACTTAAATTGTAATCCGAATGATACAGATATCGGCAATCTAAATTTTTTTTGGAAGCAATTGGAAGGTCCTGAGTTAAAATTAAGTGATACAACCGCATGTTCTCCACAACTACAGCTATCCGATTATGATGGCATCTATACTTTTGAGCTTACCGTGTCTGATGATTATGACACCAATGTGAGTACGGTAAATATCTCCAGTAAAAAGTATAGCGGTGAACGTTCACAAAACAAATATCCAATACCTATGGCGGATTGGTACAGCACTAATAGCGCAGTTCGTCAGTTTACATATGACGAACCTTTAAAATCTTTAACCTCTGACGGACAATATTTATACGCTCTGTTAAGTAACAAACTCCTTGTCTTGGAAGATAATGGCACTGAAATAATTGAGATAAACAGCTATAGCGGGGAGTACTTACAGTTTGGTTTTGCGAACAAACACCTTTATTTAGTAGGCTCTTATGGCATTGATGTTATTGATGCGAGTAACCCATTATCGCTGCTATTAGTTGCTCAATACCCTATTACTCTCCGTGCTTCAGATCCTTTCTATTTATCTTCACAATATGCTTATATACCTCATAACGGAGATGTTTGTGAAATGTGTGAAAATGAAGGCTTTGATGAGCTATATGATGCAATAGATATTAGTATGCCAAATGATCCACAGTACATTCGCAGATTCGGTAATACTTTTGGTGTTGATGTAAACGGTGATTACTATGTTTGGGGGGATTGTTCATTGGTTACAGCTACAGCAGAGCCTGTAAGTGTATGGAAAGATGACGCTGATGGTTGCGACCAGTTTTTAGATGCCGACTCCGGCTGGCCTGATTCAATTTTAGTGAATGATGGAGCTGTTTATCGGATAGATGATAGTCAAAGTGATTTGCGAGTTTACGATGTACATAATAGAAAGCTTACATTATCTCAAATACATTTTGAGAATTTTAAAATTTTGAGTAGTGATCAGTTATTTGGCCAGTACATGGTAAGTGGGAACTATTATTTAAATAGCTTAAATATTAAAAATCCTTTTGAACCAAAACATTTTGCCCGATATAAAGTGCCTGACGAGCTAGTTAGTATGATTGAAAAGGACGATACATTATACGGTATTGATACTGAAGGGGGCCTGATTGCGGTAGATACGCAGTTAATTAAACTTAATCAAGTAACTTCTAATGTCGCCGAAATTGAAGTAGACAAAGCCCTAATTATTAATTACCAGTATACTGCGTTATCAGAAATTGACGGAGATTGCCGTGTAACATCAGGGTACTGCCGCGTTGAGTTTGACAAAGCTAACAATATGTTAAGCGTTGTATGGCAACCAACAGATATAGGAGAGCAAGAAATGCTTCTATATATAGGAAATAAAAACTATACAGTATCAGCAAGAGAAAGAGTTATAGTAATTGCGCCGTGA
- a CDS encoding helix-turn-helix transcriptional regulator — protein sequence MQTNIQRQLKMLELIPRHPRRITANRITEHLKDLNFDVGLRTVQRELKAMYEMGLFGLEMDDRCKPFGWSVAACWQGMNLTLMDRHVALAFFTLKHNARQLLPPDSLKQLAPYFDRADQVLGSDSDRSWLYWACRVAQLPEPLPLMLIEQDPQVLATVQEALLQKRQIACQLKRFIKGEVHWVDYSPINLQGIKISDGVALLVFTIGSFHTKLYARPIDSVRHVRLLDTPVMTRENFADALHDGVRQPEWINIDLLFSPSANFILRQAKLAADQHIERLDDGRYRVQAKVKDTPRLRAFLWEMADSVEVVAPPKLRAHFSRLAIKLNQQYQTAATEFVAAAG from the coding sequence ATGCAAACCAATATCCAGCGTCAGCTTAAGATGCTTGAGCTGATCCCTAGGCATCCCAGACGGATCACGGCCAATAGGATCACCGAGCACCTCAAAGATTTGAACTTCGATGTGGGGCTGCGCACTGTGCAGCGCGAACTCAAGGCCATGTATGAGATGGGGCTGTTCGGCCTGGAGATGGACGACAGGTGCAAGCCCTTCGGTTGGTCGGTCGCCGCCTGTTGGCAGGGGATGAACCTTACCCTGATGGACCGTCATGTGGCCTTGGCGTTTTTCACGTTGAAACATAACGCTCGTCAACTGTTGCCGCCCGATAGCCTCAAACAGCTGGCGCCCTATTTCGATCGCGCCGATCAGGTGCTGGGCAGCGACTCGGACAGATCTTGGCTCTACTGGGCTTGTCGCGTGGCTCAGTTGCCTGAGCCTCTGCCCTTGATGCTTATCGAGCAAGATCCACAGGTGCTGGCGACGGTGCAGGAGGCCTTGCTGCAAAAGCGTCAGATAGCCTGTCAGCTTAAGCGTTTTATCAAGGGAGAGGTGCATTGGGTGGACTATTCACCGATAAATCTGCAAGGGATTAAGATTAGCGATGGCGTGGCCTTGCTGGTGTTTACCATCGGCAGCTTTCACACCAAGCTCTACGCCCGGCCTATAGATTCTGTTCGTCATGTACGCCTGCTCGACACTCCTGTGATGACTCGCGAAAACTTTGCGGATGCGTTGCACGACGGGGTGCGTCAGCCAGAGTGGATCAATATCGATCTGCTATTTTCACCCTCGGCTAACTTTATTCTCAGGCAGGCTAAGCTCGCCGCCGATCAACATATCGAGCGTCTTGATGATGGCCGTTATCGAGTGCAGGCTAAAGTGAAGGATACTCCCAGGCTCAGGGCCTTTCTGTGGGAGATGGCCGATAGCGTCGAAGTGGTGGCGCCGCCCAAGCTCAGGGCGCATTTTAGCCGCTTGGCAATCAAGCTAAATCAACAATATCAAACTGCTGCGACGGAGTTTGTCGCAGCTGCGGGGTAA
- the ftsZ gene encoding cell division protein FtsZ, with translation MFDLIPQGGYLPKILVVGVGGCGCNTINQLSQAELSDAVQLVAVNTDAQSLASAQCTSRLQIGDHSTRGLGAGADPDKGLAAAQESEKEIGELVGAADLVFITGGMGGGTGTGAMPFIAAVVKRLGKPLVAVVTTPFDFEGDQRNRVAQQGVDRLSAQANSLIVLPNDRLVAMLDEKVTLVNAFSQSNRVLQDVLQGLTVTISQSGLINIDLNDFVTVVSHQGRAAMSVARQQAGDALADTVAHALNHPLLEEMDLSRAKGAIVSVVATEAIELNQYHAIGALVQQHLDRQAQVIIGLSIVPELECELELMVIATGIPAKEERLTLGERFDNAELVNITDFLKEKEEAQEQGERPYEMRPDIYDTPTFICTSSLKNR, from the coding sequence ATGTTCGATCTCATTCCCCAAGGCGGTTATCTGCCGAAGATTTTGGTTGTTGGTGTAGGCGGTTGTGGCTGCAATACCATTAATCAACTCAGTCAGGCCGAGCTCAGTGACGCGGTGCAGCTGGTGGCGGTCAACACAGATGCTCAGTCGCTGGCCAGTGCCCAGTGTACGAGTCGATTACAGATAGGCGATCATAGCACCCGCGGATTAGGCGCAGGCGCCGACCCAGATAAAGGCTTGGCCGCCGCGCAGGAGTCGGAAAAAGAGATCGGCGAGCTGGTGGGCGCTGCCGACTTAGTATTTATTACCGGCGGCATGGGCGGCGGTACGGGCACTGGGGCCATGCCTTTTATCGCGGCAGTGGTGAAGCGGCTTGGTAAGCCTCTGGTGGCTGTGGTTACCACTCCCTTTGACTTCGAGGGTGATCAGCGTAATCGTGTCGCCCAGCAAGGCGTCGATAGGTTGTCAGCTCAGGCCAATAGTTTGATAGTGCTGCCCAATGATAGGTTGGTGGCCATGTTGGATGAGAAGGTCACCCTAGTGAATGCTTTTAGTCAGAGCAATCGAGTGCTGCAGGATGTATTGCAGGGGCTGACGGTCACCATCAGCCAATCTGGGCTTATCAATATCGATCTCAACGACTTCGTCACCGTGGTGAGCCATCAAGGGCGGGCGGCCATGAGCGTTGCAAGACAGCAGGCGGGCGATGCCTTGGCCGACACGGTTGCCCATGCGCTTAATCATCCGCTACTGGAAGAGATGGATCTGTCCCGTGCCAAAGGCGCTATCGTTAGCGTGGTGGCAACCGAGGCGATTGAGCTAAACCAATACCATGCCATCGGCGCCTTGGTGCAGCAACATCTCGACAGGCAGGCACAGGTGATCATAGGCCTGTCGATTGTGCCCGAGCTTGAGTGTGAGCTTGAGTTGATGGTTATCGCCACAGGTATACCGGCAAAGGAGGAGCGCCTCACTCTTGGGGAGCGTTTCGATAATGCCGAACTGGTTAACATCACCGACTTTCTCAAGGAGAAGGAAGAGGCGCAAGAGCAGGGCGAGCGGCCCTATGAGATGCGTCCTGATATATATGACACTCCGACCTTTATTTGCACTAGCTCACTAAAAAATAGATGA